One Methanobacterium sp. DNA window includes the following coding sequences:
- a CDS encoding DUF308 domain-containing protein produces the protein MAEERNILLGILAIILGILVISFPLFSVFTASVLAGFAIILLGIWLLVQSFEIWSKSKATSIAFLFLGLIAIVGGIGLFGNILAFSFLASFWIFFAGFFLIISGIMAFFTKEGTAGMGIGAVGIIIGIIYILLASFAWNPYYLALLIGIWLIIDGVTLFFISPKQLAEIEKSQMPK, from the coding sequence ATGGCTGAAGAAAGAAACATATTGTTAGGTATTTTAGCAATAATTTTAGGTATTTTAGTAATTTCATTTCCCCTTTTCAGTGTATTTACGGCCAGTGTACTTGCAGGATTTGCTATAATCCTTTTAGGTATATGGCTATTGGTTCAAAGCTTTGAAATATGGAGTAAAAGCAAAGCTACAAGCATTGCATTCTTATTCCTGGGCCTAATTGCTATAGTTGGTGGAATCGGTTTATTTGGAAATATACTTGCATTCAGCTTCTTAGCAAGCTTTTGGATTTTCTTTGCAGGTTTCTTCCTAATCATATCAGGTATAATGGCATTTTTCACCAAAGAAGGAACTGCAGGAATGGGTATTGGAGCAGTGGGAATAATAATAGGTATAATATACATTTTATTAGCCTCATTTGCATGGAACCCCTACTATTTAGCTCTTTTAATTGGAATTTGGTTAATAATAGATGGTGTAACCCTATTCTTTATTAGTCCAAAACAATTAGCAGAAATAGAAAAGTCACAAATGCCAAAATAA
- a CDS encoding 4Fe-4S ferredoxin gives MSKITFSNISVKIIKSTFKSRFTLAKVCRKVPPLAKVVDKLFFEGDDILVLPRDSVIKSNNKSSFEEIEVNTDIEIPKDIFLPSEVLKEMIQNSRYHFIMDSCICRVSTDCKDYPHDIGCLFLGKGSKRISSNLGRVVSKTEALEHVDKSQEAGLVNIIGRNKIDSVWLNTGPKEELLSICSCCPCCCLWKMTPELPENLGESISSMVGVEIKFNEDLCNGCGNCANDICFVEAIYVENGKSKIDMKKCRGCGRCAEICLKGAIIVEMDDNAVKNSIERVKPLVDIESE, from the coding sequence ATGTCAAAAATCACATTTTCAAATATCAGTGTAAAAATTATTAAATCAACATTTAAAAGTCGTTTTACTCTTGCAAAGGTCTGTAGGAAAGTACCGCCACTTGCAAAGGTTGTAGACAAATTGTTCTTTGAAGGTGACGATATACTGGTACTTCCCAGGGATTCTGTTATTAAATCGAATAATAAATCTTCATTTGAAGAGATTGAAGTAAATACAGATATTGAAATCCCAAAAGACATATTCCTTCCAAGTGAAGTTCTAAAAGAGATGATACAAAACTCCAGATATCATTTTATTATGGATTCATGCATATGCAGAGTTTCAACGGATTGTAAAGATTATCCTCATGATATTGGATGTTTATTTTTAGGTAAGGGATCAAAAAGGATATCTTCTAATTTAGGAAGAGTAGTTTCAAAAACAGAGGCCCTGGAACATGTTGATAAATCTCAAGAAGCAGGATTAGTGAATATTATTGGTAGAAACAAAATTGACAGTGTATGGTTGAACACAGGCCCTAAAGAAGAACTTTTATCAATTTGCAGTTGCTGTCCTTGCTGCTGTTTATGGAAAATGACTCCTGAACTTCCAGAAAATCTTGGTGAAAGCATTTCTTCCATGGTTGGAGTTGAAATAAAATTCAATGAAGATCTTTGCAATGGCTGCGGGAACTGTGCAAATGATATTTGCTTTGTAGAAGCAATCTACGTTGAAAATGGAAAATCAAAGATAGATATGAAAAAATGCAGAGGCTGTGGTCGCTGCGCTGAAATTTGTTTAAAAGGTGCAATAATAGTTGAAATGGATGATAATGCTGTTAAAAATTCAATTGAGCGTGTTAAGCCATTGGTGGACATAGAATCGGAATGA
- a CDS encoding two pore domain potassium channel family protein, with translation MQRNFKLIFNALLFLFISIDIVILIFMTLDFALNLKPSILSLVKFDLIVSFLILVRTLIVINKEKNKNQYLTQNWMEIFAIVPLAYIVILIFPNTYLLIIILFLVRIYALFKYILKIKEIIKFSRKTKLDYATFVLVITFIFGSMLFFWVESPVNPQATNLDNSAFFMIVTMSTVGYGNIVPYTGIGKLIAVIAIVVGLGYTGWVTAAIASSLIEEVKKERKNEIDEQNKSLNNILEKLDKIEKELEEIKKS, from the coding sequence ATGCAAAGAAATTTTAAACTAATCTTCAATGCTCTTTTATTCCTTTTTATATCTATTGATATTGTAATTTTAATTTTTATGACCTTAGATTTTGCTTTAAATTTAAAACCATCCATATTAAGCTTGGTTAAATTCGATCTGATTGTTTCATTTTTGATACTTGTCCGTACTTTAATAGTTATCAATAAAGAAAAAAATAAAAATCAGTATTTAACCCAGAATTGGATGGAAATCTTTGCCATAGTGCCATTGGCATATATCGTTATTTTAATTTTTCCAAACACTTATTTACTGATTATAATATTGTTTTTAGTAAGAATTTATGCTTTATTTAAATATATATTAAAAATAAAAGAAATAATAAAGTTTAGCCGAAAAACAAAACTGGATTATGCCACGTTTGTTCTTGTAATCACATTTATATTTGGGTCCATGCTCTTTTTTTGGGTGGAATCTCCAGTTAATCCACAGGCCACAAACCTTGATAATTCAGCATTTTTCATGATTGTGACCATGTCAACAGTTGGTTATGGAAATATAGTTCCCTATACTGGAATAGGAAAATTAATAGCTGTTATAGCAATAGTGGTCGGATTAGGATATACAGGATGGGTTACTGCAGCTATAGCATCTTCTCTTATTGAAGAGGTAAAAAAAGAACGAAAAAATGAAATTGACGAACAGAATAAATCTTTGAATAATATTTTAGAAAAATTAGATAAAATAGAAAAAGAATTAGAAGAAATAAAAAAATCATAA
- a CDS encoding GNAT family N-acetyltransferase, producing MIIKCDKCVLRRWKDSDLESLIENANNSKIASNMRDIFPYPYTVDDGKFWIKIAENEDPICNFAITVNNEAVGGIGLTIGEDIERISAEVGYWLGENYWGRGIVSSALKEILEYGFNELKLSKSDDFDACKTKGFAVQETEFPSTSKIGDCRTLNRIFAKPLEDNIGSRKVLEKNGFILEGILRNSVLKSGQIYNQALYAKIR from the coding sequence ATGATAATTAAATGCGATAAATGTGTTTTAAGGCGGTGGAAAGATTCTGATCTTGAAAGTTTAATAGAAAATGCTAATAATTCAAAAATAGCCAGTAATATGCGTGATATATTCCCATATCCTTATACTGTTGATGATGGGAAATTTTGGATAAAAATTGCAGAAAATGAAGATCCAATATGTAATTTTGCAATAACTGTGAATAATGAAGCTGTAGGTGGCATAGGACTTACAATTGGTGAAGATATCGAAAGAATTAGTGCAGAAGTTGGTTATTGGCTGGGAGAAAATTACTGGGGACGTGGAATTGTATCTTCGGCCTTAAAAGAAATTTTAGAATATGGTTTTAATGAATTGAAACTGTCAAAATCCGACGATTTTGATGCCTGCAAAACCAAAGGTTTTGCGGTTCAGGAAACAGAGTTTCCTTCAACATCGAAAATCGGGGATTGTCGAACGCTCAATAGAATTTTCGCCAAACCTCTTGAAGATAACATAGGCTCAAGAAAAGTTCTTGAAAAAAATGGTTTTATTCTTGAAGGTATTTTAAGAAATAGTGTATTAAAATCAGGTCAGATTTATAATCAAGCATTATATGCAAAAATTAGATAA
- a CDS encoding MFS transporter produces MANEDQYKWGVVIIACMAIFIIVLDSSAMNVAITTLVVELNTTLTVIQSIIALYALIIASFMLLGSKIQDILGRKKTFLLGLLIYASGTIVATLSVNATMLMIGWSILEGIGAAMILPATTTIVGASYEGKDKVTAFGIWGGIAAVGAAIGPIIGGIFTTYLTWRLVFGSELVFIAAILIFRHYLTESKPTLKWKDLDIVGAVLSIISLILIVFGILLLTRPDYWIYVEVLMISGSILFVIFLLWQRRRINKGLVPLSDISLLKNRIFGLGNINSVIQQIPLAGFLFIIPVFLQQVTKLNAFMNGVALLPASITILFFSLIGAKLSSKLESKYILMTGFLISAAGTFILGGVFNVNTQIIDIVPGTVVFGVGVGLLLSQLTNLTMSAVRSDQESDASGFLNAFKNLGYSVGTALIGVLLLLGIFSGLTVGVESSGLAGNMTNEQIQSSLFTYVEKMQTGKPKKKRNS; encoded by the coding sequence ATGGCAAATGAAGACCAATATAAATGGGGAGTAGTGATAATTGCCTGTATGGCAATTTTTATAATTGTTTTAGATTCATCTGCAATGAATGTGGCAATAACAACTTTAGTTGTAGAATTAAATACAACATTAACAGTGATCCAATCCATAATAGCTTTATATGCCCTGATTATTGCTTCATTTATGCTTTTAGGAAGTAAAATTCAAGACATTCTTGGTAGAAAGAAAACCTTTCTTTTAGGATTATTAATATATGCTAGCGGAACAATTGTGGCCACATTAAGTGTCAATGCCACTATGCTTATGATAGGATGGTCAATTTTAGAAGGAATCGGCGCTGCCATGATTTTACCTGCAACTACAACAATTGTAGGTGCCAGTTACGAAGGTAAAGATAAAGTCACAGCTTTCGGAATTTGGGGAGGCATAGCAGCAGTAGGTGCTGCAATAGGTCCTATAATAGGTGGAATTTTTACCACATACCTTACATGGAGACTTGTATTTGGATCAGAATTGGTTTTTATTGCTGCAATATTGATCTTCAGACATTATTTAACTGAATCAAAACCAACACTAAAATGGAAAGATTTAGATATTGTAGGAGCAGTGCTTTCCATAATATCTTTAATTTTAATTGTTTTCGGTATTTTATTACTTACAAGACCTGATTACTGGATATATGTAGAAGTATTAATGATTTCAGGCTCAATTTTATTTGTAATCTTTTTATTATGGCAGAGAAGGCGGATCAATAAAGGTTTAGTGCCTCTTTCAGATATATCTCTTCTTAAAAACCGTATATTTGGATTAGGCAATATAAATTCAGTTATACAACAAATACCTTTAGCTGGATTCCTTTTCATAATTCCAGTATTTCTTCAACAGGTCACTAAACTCAACGCATTCATGAATGGTGTTGCCCTTTTACCTGCATCAATAACTATACTATTCTTTTCATTAATCGGAGCAAAATTATCATCAAAATTAGAATCTAAGTATATATTGATGACGGGATTCCTTATTTCAGCAGCCGGAACATTTATATTAGGTGGAGTATTTAATGTAAATACTCAAATAATAGATATTGTTCCTGGAACTGTTGTATTCGGTGTTGGAGTAGGTCTTTTACTTTCCCAGCTAACTAACCTTACCATGTCTGCAGTACGAAGTGATCAAGAAAGTGATGCTTCTGGTTTCTTGAATGCCTTTAAAAATTTAGGTTATTCTGTCGGAACCGCATTAATAGGAGTTTTACTTTTACTTGGAATATTTAGCGGCCTTACAGTAGGCGTTGAATCATCAGGCTTAGCTGGAAACATGACCAACGAGCAAATACAAAGCAGCCTATTTACGTATGTAGAGAAAATGCAAACTGGAAAACCCAAAAAAAAAAGGAACTCATAG
- a CDS encoding nuclear transport factor 2 family protein → MKEKLMKRITDQYIKSFNEFDVEGMLKNIHRDVVFKNIAGEEVTVELNGKIAFKNQIDQPVELFEKREMKIIEQKFGDDMVENHVDFKGVLAVDIPDGPKKHDLIRLQYTTIFKFKEGKIISIEDIN, encoded by the coding sequence ATGAAAGAAAAATTAATGAAAAGAATTACCGATCAATATATAAAATCTTTTAATGAATTTGATGTAGAGGGAATGCTTAAAAATATTCACAGAGATGTGGTATTCAAAAATATTGCAGGTGAAGAAGTCACTGTAGAATTAAATGGAAAAATAGCCTTTAAAAATCAAATAGATCAACCAGTTGAATTATTTGAAAAAAGAGAAATGAAAATAATTGAACAAAAATTTGGAGATGATATGGTAGAAAACCATGTTGATTTTAAAGGTGTTTTAGCTGTTGATATACCTGACGGGCCTAAAAAGCATGATTTAATCAGACTTCAATATACTACTATTTTTAAGTTTAAAGAAGGAAAAATAATTTCAATAGAAGATATAAATTAA
- a CDS encoding endonuclease III domain-containing protein, with protein sequence MHEKIIGIYQKLYQIYGPQGWWPLISHAGTNPTKTGAFRGYHPQNYDLPNNSNQIYEVILGAILTQNTSWLQAEKALFNLNELDAIEPQKLLQLDDETLKLAIKCAGFLNQKATYLKEISKFFIELNGRIPTRKELIAVKGVGNETADSIMLYAYKQPEFVVDAYTKRIFVHLGFADENIKYLELKKLFESNLPADVAIYNEYHALIVEHAKRYYGKKPYGVNDPLIQHI encoded by the coding sequence ATGCATGAGAAAATAATTGGAATTTACCAGAAACTCTACCAAATTTATGGTCCGCAAGGTTGGTGGCCGTTAATTAGTCATGCTGGAACTAATCCAACTAAAACAGGAGCTTTTAGAGGTTATCATCCTCAAAATTATGATTTACCAAACAATTCCAATCAAATTTATGAAGTGATTCTCGGCGCTATTTTGACCCAGAATACATCCTGGCTGCAGGCAGAAAAAGCATTATTTAACCTAAATGAATTAGATGCAATAGAACCTCAAAAATTATTGCAGTTAGATGATGAAACACTTAAATTAGCAATTAAATGTGCTGGATTTTTAAATCAAAAAGCAACTTATTTAAAAGAAATAAGCAAATTTTTCATAGAACTTAATGGGCGAATTCCCACAAGAAAAGAGTTAATTGCAGTTAAAGGAGTTGGAAACGAAACAGCAGACTCCATCATGCTTTATGCATATAAGCAGCCGGAATTTGTTGTTGATGCCTATACAAAAAGGATATTTGTTCATTTAGGGTTTGCAGATGAAAATATAAAATATTTGGAACTAAAAAAATTGTTTGAATCAAATTTACCTGCTGATGTTGCAATTTACAATGAGTATCATGCGTTGATTGTGGAGCATGCTAAAAGATATTACGGTAAAAAGCCTTATGGAGTAAATGACCCGTTAATACAGCATATATAA
- a CDS encoding DUF2121 domain-containing protein: protein MSLIISYIGSNGCVIAGDKRRIGFVGDKDNREKLEKYLYSGAIQTDDELIKVAKELEISIKISDDAQKVRSIDNNVVVGEVASKTPFEARRKRIYGATNGYIITELLGSNIDKMKDGDSSIIVFGNKITKKMANEYLQEHWKSKLNLNDVSTIFQKVLEEVSAKTPSVSKEFDIVTKHSNLDKKEAQKVLRETIVEDVKRLQKWREELKEQQMNVSKTMELASKIVNEGIIGQIKSIEGNKLFVTLNNNIQAFDVQWNMVAGPGDLIEMNTDDSSSLNVGDMAVIQNENLCIARTKSPIQCDVILCKIE, encoded by the coding sequence ATGAGCCTTATAATATCATACATAGGAAGCAATGGTTGTGTAATAGCGGGAGATAAACGTAGAATTGGTTTTGTCGGTGATAAAGATAATAGAGAAAAATTAGAGAAGTATCTTTATTCTGGTGCTATTCAAACAGATGACGAACTAATTAAAGTGGCAAAAGAACTTGAAATATCAATTAAAATATCTGATGATGCCCAAAAAGTTCGAAGTATTGATAATAACGTTGTAGTTGGAGAAGTAGCTTCCAAAACACCCTTTGAAGCTAGAAGAAAAAGAATTTATGGAGCTACAAACGGATATATCATTACAGAACTTTTAGGATCAAATATTGATAAAATGAAGGATGGAGACAGTTCCATAATTGTTTTTGGAAACAAAATAACTAAAAAAATGGCAAATGAATATCTTCAAGAACATTGGAAATCTAAATTAAATTTAAATGATGTTTCAACTATTTTCCAGAAAGTTTTAGAAGAAGTATCCGCTAAAACCCCGTCTGTAAGTAAAGAATTTGATATTGTCACTAAACACAGTAATTTAGATAAAAAAGAAGCTCAAAAAGTTTTAAGAGAAACAATTGTAGAGGATGTAAAAAGGCTTCAAAAATGGAGAGAAGAATTAAAAGAACAGCAAATGAACGTGTCTAAAACTATGGAATTAGCATCAAAAATAGTAAATGAAGGAATTATAGGTCAAATTAAAAGTATTGAAGGCAATAAACTTTTTGTTACTTTAAATAATAATATACAAGCTTTTGATGTTCAATGGAACATGGTTGCAGGGCCTGGAGATTTAATTGAAATGAACACTGACGATTCTTCAAGTTTAAATGTGGGAGATATGGCAGTTATTCAAAATGAAAACCTGTGCATTGCCCGAACAAAATCTCCCATCCAATGTGATGTTATACTCTGTAAAATAGAATAA
- a CDS encoding thioredoxin domain-containing protein: MDNENKKSKIKYNHLINEKSPYLIQHKENPVDWYPWSDKAFEKAKNENKPIFLSIGYSTCHWCHVMAHESFEDPEISSLMNKNFVNIKVDREERPDLDNIYMTVCQMITGSGGWPLTIIMTPDKKPFFAGTYFPKESHYKMVGLKDLILNVREMWNTRLDEINDSADTIIDNLQKISDIPSGNELEIKILDNAYNLLLNNFDDVYGGFGEFPKFPTPHNLLFLLRYWKRTGNEKALSMVVETLDSMGNGGIYDHIGFGFHRYSVDKQWLVPHFEKMLYDQALISMVYIEAFQAKGYEKYKKKAFEIFDYIIRDMQSPEGGFYSAEDADSEGVEGKFYLWSNDEIFNVLEKKDAHLASKLFNITVEGNFTDESTGKKTGVNILHIKNSIDDMVEILGISKEELEEKIEKIRNTLFNVRRKRLAPHKDDKILTDWNGLMIASLAKGAQVFSNEKYLNAAVKAADFIIRNIIKNNRLYHRFRDSEAVIDGHLDDYAFLIYGFLELYEASFDLKYLKSALSLNKTLLDHFWDNKNGGFYFTPEYKETVLLRKKEIYDGAIPSGNSIMMLNLLKLSIITENEEFKHKALNIEKVFSETVARTPNGFTQFLSGLDFKFGPSYEIVIAGNPQTDDTNSMLNAVRRNFIPNKTVVLNSNNGDNRELMKIIPSLEFKKMDDYKATAYICSNNTCKTPTTNLETLLDLLNLSASKED; the protein is encoded by the coding sequence ATGGATAATGAAAATAAAAAATCAAAAATTAAATACAATCATTTAATTAATGAAAAAAGTCCTTATTTAATTCAACACAAAGAAAATCCTGTGGATTGGTATCCTTGGAGCGATAAAGCATTTGAAAAAGCAAAAAATGAGAATAAACCTATTTTTTTATCTATTGGATATTCAACATGTCACTGGTGTCATGTAATGGCCCATGAATCCTTTGAAGACCCTGAAATTAGCAGTTTAATGAACAAAAACTTTGTTAATATTAAAGTAGACCGTGAAGAAAGGCCTGATCTGGACAATATCTATATGACTGTATGCCAGATGATAACTGGAAGTGGTGGATGGCCATTAACCATTATAATGACTCCAGACAAAAAGCCATTCTTTGCAGGAACTTATTTTCCAAAAGAAAGCCATTATAAAATGGTAGGGCTTAAAGATTTAATTTTAAATGTTAGAGAAATGTGGAATACTCGTTTGGATGAAATTAATGATTCAGCAGACACAATTATAGATAATCTCCAAAAAATTTCTGATATCCCCTCAGGAAATGAATTAGAAATAAAAATTCTGGATAATGCATATAATCTCCTTTTAAATAATTTTGACGATGTTTACGGAGGATTTGGAGAATTCCCTAAATTCCCAACACCCCACAACCTTTTATTCTTACTTAGATACTGGAAACGAACTGGAAATGAAAAAGCATTGAGTATGGTAGTTGAAACCCTTGATTCTATGGGTAATGGGGGAATTTATGACCATATAGGTTTTGGTTTTCATCGTTATTCTGTAGACAAGCAATGGTTGGTTCCTCATTTTGAAAAAATGCTCTATGATCAAGCCCTGATTTCCATGGTTTATATTGAAGCATTTCAAGCTAAAGGATATGAAAAATATAAAAAAAAGGCGTTTGAAATTTTTGATTACATAATAAGAGATATGCAATCTCCAGAAGGTGGTTTCTATTCGGCTGAAGATGCAGATAGCGAAGGAGTTGAAGGAAAATTTTATTTATGGAGTAATGACGAAATTTTTAATGTTCTTGAAAAAAAAGATGCCCATTTAGCTTCTAAACTGTTTAATATTACAGTTGAAGGTAATTTTACTGATGAATCCACTGGTAAAAAAACAGGAGTTAATATACTGCACATTAAAAATTCAATTGATGATATGGTTGAAATATTAGGCATTTCCAAGGAAGAATTAGAAGAAAAAATAGAAAAAATTAGAAATACGTTATTTAACGTTCGTAGGAAACGTTTAGCTCCCCATAAAGATGATAAAATACTTACAGACTGGAACGGGCTTATGATAGCTTCCCTTGCAAAGGGTGCTCAAGTTTTTTCTAATGAAAAATATTTAAATGCAGCAGTTAAAGCTGCAGATTTCATAATTAGAAATATAATTAAAAATAATCGTCTTTACCACCGTTTCAGAGATAGTGAAGCTGTAATTGATGGGCATTTAGATGATTATGCTTTCTTGATTTATGGATTTTTAGAGTTGTATGAAGCTTCTTTTGATTTAAAATACCTTAAATCTGCATTATCTTTAAATAAAACTCTTCTTGATCATTTTTGGGATAATAAAAATGGAGGCTTCTATTTTACTCCAGAATATAAAGAAACAGTTCTTTTAAGGAAAAAAGAAATTTATGATGGAGCAATTCCATCAGGAAATTCCATTATGATGCTTAATTTACTTAAACTTTCCATTATAACTGAAAATGAAGAGTTTAAACATAAAGCATTGAATATAGAAAAAGTTTTTTCTGAAACTGTGGCCAGAACACCAAACGGGTTTACACAGTTTTTAAGTGGACTTGATTTTAAATTTGGACCTTCCTATGAAATAGTCATAGCTGGAAATCCCCAAACAGATGATACAAATTCCATGTTAAATGCTGTTAGACGTAATTTTATCCCTAATAAAACAGTTGTGTTAAATTCAAATAATGGTGATAATCGGGAATTAATGAAAATAATTCCATCTCTTGAATTTAAAAAAATGGATGATTATAAAGCTACAGCATATATATGCTCAAATAACACATGCAAAACTCCAACAACTAATTTAGAAACATTATTAGATTTATTAAACTTAAGTGCATCAAAGGAGGATTAA
- a CDS encoding MBL fold metallo-hydrolase, with protein MADAFATITQRRMTGGLRIDGLDGKNIHIDPGPGALVRTYQFGLNPLKLDAVLVSHSHTDHYSDAEVLIEAMTRGMTRRKGSLMGSKSVIEGYKQFGPCISKYHLSKPDVSVLNPDKTAKLDNIKIKGTKTVHGDPTAVGFNLKTKDFSISYTSDTEYFEGLYKYHEGADVLVASVIRPKNERIRGHMCTEDFITLVNEVSPKFAIMTHLGMKMLMNDAKGEANIVKEKTGVNTVAAFDGMKINLSNFVSRQKTLYE; from the coding sequence GTGGCGGACGCTTTCGCCACAATAACACAGCGTAGAATGACCGGCGGCTTGAGAATAGACGGTCTCGATGGAAAAAACATCCATATTGATCCAGGGCCTGGAGCATTAGTAAGAACATACCAGTTTGGGCTGAATCCACTTAAACTGGATGCGGTCTTAGTATCTCATTCACATACAGATCACTACAGTGATGCTGAAGTCCTTATAGAGGCCATGACTCGGGGAATGACCAGAAGAAAGGGCAGTTTAATGGGAAGCAAAAGTGTAATAGAGGGGTATAAACAATTTGGGCCATGTATTTCAAAATATCATTTAAGTAAACCAGATGTTTCAGTTTTAAATCCAGATAAAACTGCTAAACTGGATAATATTAAAATTAAGGGAACAAAAACTGTTCATGGGGATCCAACGGCCGTAGGATTTAATTTAAAGACAAAAGATTTCTCCATATCCTACACTTCTGACACCGAGTATTTTGAGGGACTCTATAAATACCATGAAGGTGCAGATGTGTTAGTTGCAAGTGTAATAAGGCCAAAAAATGAGCGAATACGGGGACATATGTGCACAGAAGATTTTATAACTCTTGTAAATGAAGTTTCGCCTAAATTTGCCATAATGACTCATCTGGGAATGAAAATGTTAATGAATGATGCCAAAGGAGAAGCAAACATAGTTAAAGAAAAGACTGGAGTCAATACAGTGGCTGCTTTTGATGGTATGAAAATTAATCTTTCAAATTTTGTGTCCCGGCAAAAAACTCTTTATGAATGA
- the aroC gene encoding chorismate synthase, with product MSGNTIGKIFKITTFGSSHGVALGAVVDGCPAGLELSKKDIQKELDKRRPGTSKVTTSRGETDEVQVLSGIFEGKTDGTPIAAVVYNKDMDSSAYRALRGKPRPGHADYCWETKYEHYDYRGGGRASGRTTIGHVIGGAIAKKLLETLNIKVIAHVTKIGEIESEPVDLIQIEENIEKNAVRCADLKAAKEMEELILDLKEKGDSVGGAVEIIALNVPAGLGEPVFDKLDADIAKVLMGIGSVKGVEIGLGFKSSSLKGSTMNDEFQIDNNGIKTKTNNSGGILGGISDGMPIIARIAVKPTPSISKTQQTVDLEQKENTKIEIKGRHDPCICPRITSVAESSVAIIIVDHLIRSGFIGPCRL from the coding sequence ATGTCAGGAAACACAATCGGCAAAATATTTAAAATAACAACATTCGGCTCAAGTCACGGTGTTGCTCTTGGAGCAGTTGTTGATGGCTGTCCAGCAGGACTGGAATTATCAAAAAAGGATATTCAAAAGGAACTTGATAAAAGACGTCCAGGCACAAGCAAGGTTACAACCTCAAGGGGCGAAACTGATGAAGTTCAAGTTTTATCCGGAATTTTTGAAGGTAAAACCGATGGAACACCCATTGCAGCAGTTGTTTACAATAAAGACATGGATTCTTCAGCTTACAGAGCTCTTCGAGGAAAACCACGACCAGGGCATGCTGATTACTGCTGGGAAACCAAATATGAGCATTATGATTACAGGGGAGGCGGCCGAGCAAGTGGAAGAACCACCATAGGGCATGTAATAGGTGGTGCAATAGCAAAAAAACTCCTAGAAACATTAAATATCAAAGTAATAGCTCATGTAACAAAAATTGGGGAAATTGAATCAGAACCTGTCGATTTAATCCAGATTGAAGAAAATATTGAAAAAAATGCTGTTAGATGTGCTGATTTAAAAGCTGCAAAGGAAATGGAAGAACTAATCCTTGATTTAAAAGAGAAAGGAGATTCTGTTGGTGGAGCTGTTGAAATCATTGCCTTAAATGTTCCTGCTGGTCTTGGCGAACCTGTTTTCGACAAATTAGATGCAGATATTGCCAAAGTTTTAATGGGAATTGGTTCAGTTAAAGGCGTTGAAATAGGTTTGGGATTCAAATCTTCAAGTTTAAAAGGCTCTACGATGAATGATGAATTTCAAATAGATAATAATGGAATTAAAACTAAAACAAATAATTCAGGCGGCATATTAGGTGGAATATCTGATGGTATGCCTATTATTGCAAGAATAGCGGTTAAACCTACTCCTTCCATATCTAAAACTCAGCAAACTGTTGACCTTGAACAGAAGGAGAATACTAAAATAGAGATTAAAGGGCGACATGACCCTTGCATCTGTCCAAGAATAACATCTGTTGCAGAATCATCTGTTGCAATTATTATTGTGGATCATCTGATTAGATCAGGTTTTATTGGTCCTTGTAGATTATAA